A region from the Stygiolobus caldivivus genome encodes:
- a CDS encoding PqqD family protein — MSSDLGPEKEGVNFDEVKDLKPQKIGEFVDKSEDEEGYIIKVAEDKVYELAPIAYYVWEMCDGNRTVTQIVNQISQEANLSPDQVREPVVMVLNELKKASLISM, encoded by the coding sequence ATGAGCTCTGATTTAGGACCTGAAAAAGAAGGAGTTAACTTCGATGAGGTAAAAGATTTAAAACCACAAAAAATTGGTGAATTTGTAGATAAAAGTGAAGACGAAGAAGGATATATAATAAAGGTGGCAGAGGATAAGGTTTACGAGTTGGCTCCCATAGCTTATTATGTATGGGAGATGTGTGATGGGAATAGGACAGTTACTCAAATAGTAAATCAGATAAGCCAAGAGGCTAACTTATCCCCTGATCAAGTTAGAGAACCGGTAGTAATGGTCTTAAACGAATTGAAAAAAGCATCCCTCATAAGCATGTAA
- the glp gene encoding gephyrin-like molybdotransferase Glp: protein MRAILKEENLLTPEEALQKLIYSLSPSTPEIEEVDIINSLGRISASDVHSPLDLPPFSRSTVDGYAVIADDTPGELKVIGKISIGEGKDLKVERGEAVEVDTGATIPRGATAVVKVEETIREGDTVKITKKLKFGENIGWVGSDIPKGTLVLRKGERITPEKIALLASVGINKVKVYRKIKIYIITTGNELVKPGESLSPGKIYESNSYYLASRLRLKGYEVVGTSLVSDDKEKIREELYKGISSADVVILTGGTSAGEKDFVHEVIREEGKIIVHGIKFKPGKPTILAEVKGKPVFGLPGNMVSTIMISEQIVEKYLSLKNGGEIDDYITVKAKAINKISADKKRFTYIPVFLFKREDEFYCLAVPFDSYMIGTFSLADGYIGLNPGEEVNEGESVRVYVRKLDTSPVYIGEEEPTIMSKLPQPFRMLPLGSLAAIKALKYGIGDILVVSDIYPEDVKEKEDLVLERDVMEVGDGDEIGYWEWVGISKIVQNPVVKLRYPSSALNFIGKAKIFVPSTILNQGKAIRRERLKVFIRNSKFKNHL from the coding sequence ATGCGTGCTATATTAAAAGAGGAAAACCTTTTAACTCCAGAGGAAGCTTTACAAAAACTTATTTATTCTCTATCCCCTTCAACTCCAGAAATAGAAGAAGTAGACATTATAAATTCTTTAGGTAGGATATCTGCGTCAGATGTACACTCACCACTAGACCTCCCGCCTTTTTCCAGATCTACAGTTGACGGCTATGCAGTAATAGCTGATGACACGCCTGGAGAATTGAAAGTTATTGGAAAGATCAGTATAGGAGAAGGGAAAGACCTGAAGGTCGAAAGAGGAGAAGCGGTCGAAGTGGACACCGGGGCGACCATACCTAGAGGAGCAACGGCTGTAGTGAAAGTAGAAGAAACGATAAGAGAAGGAGATACGGTAAAAATAACTAAAAAACTAAAGTTCGGTGAAAATATAGGTTGGGTGGGTAGTGATATACCTAAAGGCACGTTGGTCTTAAGGAAAGGAGAAAGAATAACACCAGAAAAAATAGCTCTTTTAGCTTCTGTCGGAATAAATAAAGTGAAAGTATACCGCAAAATAAAAATCTATATCATAACCACAGGAAACGAATTAGTTAAACCTGGAGAAAGCCTTTCGCCGGGCAAAATTTACGAGTCTAATTCTTATTATTTAGCCTCAAGGTTAAGGTTAAAGGGATACGAGGTCGTAGGAACCTCTCTGGTTTCAGATGACAAGGAAAAAATAAGGGAAGAACTATATAAGGGAATTTCAAGTGCTGACGTTGTAATACTAACGGGTGGGACAAGCGCGGGTGAAAAAGACTTTGTACACGAGGTCATCAGGGAAGAAGGTAAGATCATAGTCCACGGTATAAAGTTCAAACCCGGTAAACCTACAATCCTAGCAGAAGTCAAAGGTAAACCGGTATTCGGTCTGCCCGGTAATATGGTGTCTACAATAATGATAAGCGAACAGATTGTGGAGAAATATTTGTCCCTTAAAAATGGTGGTGAAATCGATGATTATATTACGGTCAAGGCAAAAGCTATTAACAAGATTTCAGCTGACAAGAAGAGGTTTACATACATTCCCGTTTTCCTCTTTAAACGAGAAGATGAATTCTATTGCCTTGCGGTACCTTTCGATAGTTACATGATCGGGACGTTTTCATTAGCAGACGGGTATATAGGGTTAAACCCGGGAGAGGAAGTAAATGAAGGCGAAAGCGTCAGAGTGTACGTAAGAAAACTTGATACTAGCCCAGTTTACATCGGGGAAGAAGAACCTACAATAATGTCTAAACTACCTCAACCATTTAGAATGTTGCCTCTAGGCTCCCTAGCGGCTATAAAAGCCTTAAAATACGGGATAGGCGATATCCTTGTAGTCAGCGACATTTATCCAGAAGACGTAAAAGAAAAAGAGGATTTAGTCTTAGAGAGGGACGTGATGGAAGTGGGTGATGGTGACGAGATCGGTTATTGGGAATGGGTCGGGATCTCAAAGATAGTCCAAAACCCGGTAGTTAAGTTGAGGTATCCTTCTTCAGCACTCAATTTCATAGGTAAAGCTAAGATCTTCGTGCCCTCCACTATCCTAAACCAAGGTAAGGCTATAAGGAGAGAGAGACTAAAGGTCTTCATAAGAAATTCTAAATTCAAAAACCATTTATAA
- a CDS encoding homoserine kinase produces the protein MSEKIIAKAFSSSANLGAGFDILAMAHDAFYDSVEITSQPSSSLQVYVEGEGVPNIPEQNSASFALIKLLEEFNIKAKLKVKVNKGIPPGLGMGSSGASSSAAVVAANELFKLELSNDDLVKFSMLGEIAASGSPHPDNVAASVVGGVVAVVSSEPVRVVQIPVNLPFSLILFIPKVNIEAKTKKAREMVPKHVELQKLVKNSRYLSSLLIGLIKGDRELVRTGLNDDIVEKAREPLFPYYSKLKEVALNHNAIGACVSGAGPTIAVFVDEKSDKAQIIKDGLKICESYGYECSVKEAKIARGAWIEGRN, from the coding sequence ATGTCCGAAAAAATTATTGCAAAAGCTTTCTCGTCTTCAGCAAATTTAGGTGCAGGGTTTGATATCCTAGCAATGGCTCATGACGCTTTTTATGATTCAGTGGAGATCACTTCACAACCGTCTTCATCGCTCCAAGTTTATGTTGAGGGAGAAGGAGTACCGAATATCCCTGAGCAGAACTCTGCGAGTTTTGCCCTGATTAAGCTGCTGGAGGAGTTTAACATAAAGGCTAAGCTTAAAGTAAAAGTAAATAAAGGGATTCCACCTGGTCTCGGTATGGGGAGTAGCGGAGCTTCGTCTTCAGCCGCGGTAGTAGCTGCTAACGAACTGTTTAAATTAGAGCTATCTAACGACGATTTAGTAAAATTTTCAATGTTAGGCGAGATAGCTGCCTCAGGTTCTCCTCACCCAGATAATGTGGCTGCGAGCGTAGTCGGAGGAGTGGTAGCTGTAGTCTCAAGTGAACCGGTAAGGGTTGTCCAGATCCCAGTTAACCTCCCCTTTAGTCTTATCCTATTTATCCCTAAGGTTAACATAGAAGCCAAAACGAAAAAGGCAAGAGAGATGGTCCCGAAACACGTAGAACTTCAAAAATTAGTTAAAAATTCCAGGTACTTGTCATCACTACTGATAGGACTTATAAAAGGTGATAGAGAGTTAGTAAGAACGGGGTTAAATGACGATATAGTGGAGAAGGCTAGGGAACCTCTCTTCCCGTATTATAGCAAATTAAAAGAAGTCGCGCTGAATCACAATGCCATAGGGGCTTGCGTGAGCGGTGCGGGGCCTACCATAGCTGTCTTCGTGGACGAGAAATCAGATAAAGCCCAAATTATTAAAGATGGACTTAAAATTTGCGAGTCTTACGGTTATGAGTGTAGTGTTAAGGAAGCAAAGATAGCAAGGGGTGCTTGGATTGAGGGACGGAACTAA
- a CDS encoding aminotransferase class I/II-fold pyridoxal phosphate-dependent enzyme: MRDGTKVTKEGIDQETGAITTPIYQTSSYAYPIGEKYRYSREVNPTVLKLGEMIADLEEAEMGVAFSSGMGAISSTLLTLVKPGSKVLIHRDMFGRTYRFFNDFLKGWGVEVHVANPGHIIEMAKGEKYDMVFVESISNPILRVVDLVSLSKVCKENGSTLIVDSTFATPINQKPVVQGADIVLHSASKFIAGHNDVIAGLAAGGKDKMTKIDLMRRTLGTSLDPHAAYLVIRGMKTLKIRMDVINSNSSKIAEFLAEHPKVRAVYYPGLKTHPDYEIARKVLKGYGGVVSFDIKGTMEDSIKLMTKFNVILAAQTLGGVNSTISHPATMSHRTLSPEERKIVGITDTMLRLSVGIEDVDDLIEDLDKALSSI, encoded by the coding sequence TTGAGGGACGGAACTAAGGTAACAAAAGAAGGAATAGACCAAGAGACAGGAGCTATAACTACGCCCATTTATCAGACCTCATCGTATGCTTATCCGATCGGAGAAAAGTACAGATACAGTAGAGAGGTAAACCCTACTGTTTTAAAACTAGGTGAAATGATAGCAGATTTAGAAGAAGCTGAGATGGGAGTAGCGTTCTCTTCAGGAATGGGAGCGATCTCATCAACACTCTTAACGCTCGTAAAACCTGGGAGTAAAGTATTAATTCACAGAGATATGTTCGGTAGGACGTATAGGTTTTTTAATGACTTTTTGAAAGGCTGGGGAGTAGAAGTACACGTTGCAAACCCCGGGCATATAATAGAGATGGCAAAGGGCGAAAAATACGATATGGTCTTCGTTGAGAGTATCTCGAACCCTATACTACGCGTAGTAGATCTCGTATCGCTGTCGAAAGTATGCAAGGAAAACGGGAGTACACTAATTGTAGACTCGACTTTCGCCACTCCTATAAACCAAAAGCCCGTAGTTCAAGGTGCAGATATAGTCCTTCATAGCGCGTCAAAGTTCATCGCAGGCCATAACGACGTAATAGCGGGCCTCGCGGCCGGTGGAAAAGATAAAATGACCAAGATAGACCTGATGAGGCGGACACTGGGCACATCCTTAGACCCACATGCTGCGTACCTCGTAATAAGGGGGATGAAGACGCTGAAGATCAGAATGGACGTCATTAACTCAAATTCGTCAAAGATAGCGGAGTTCCTAGCCGAACACCCTAAAGTAAGGGCAGTATATTATCCCGGGCTAAAGACACATCCGGATTACGAGATCGCAAGAAAAGTATTAAAGGGTTATGGGGGAGTAGTAAGTTTCGACATTAAGGGAACAATGGAAGATAGTATAAAGTTGATGACCAAGTTCAATGTAATTTTAGCTGCTCAAACACTAGGCGGTGTAAATTCAACAATATCTCATCCAGCTACGATGTCACACAGGACCTTATCACCAGAAGAAAGGAAAATAGTAGGCATTACAGACACGATGCTGAGGTTATCAGTTGGGATAGAGGATGTCGACGACTTGATAGAGGACCTTGACAAGGCTCTCTCTTCTATATAA